The [Eubacterium] siraeum genome contains a region encoding:
- a CDS encoding TAXI family TRAP transporter solute-binding subunit: MKKFLIPLLCTAILLFCGGCDLSDKVRIGTAAEGGNYYIFGSELNAIDSLESYNINIKRTAGSAANMRLLSENYLQMAVVQTDIIDDAWNGRNGFTEGYRDFGAVAGLFTESCQIAVRSDSDIKSVSDLKGKAVSIGEEESGTAHNARQILTSYGIAEDMIKTVNLDYKDAASQLENGTIDAFFCTIGAPNPTVKSLCDKGVARLVSLDSDKIDDLVSSYGYYSACTIPADTYKGQTEDVKTIGVTAVLLAGNSCPKDTVKAITKAIFDNSETIQNALPVNIVTDRKSAVNGINIPFHPGAAEYYGENGINVETE; this comes from the coding sequence ATGAAAAAATTCTTGATACCGCTGTTATGCACCGCAATATTGCTTTTTTGCGGCGGCTGCGACCTAAGCGACAAAGTGAGAATCGGCACGGCGGCTGAGGGCGGAAATTACTACATTTTCGGCAGTGAACTGAATGCAATAGATTCGCTCGAAAGCTACAATATCAATATCAAAAGAACGGCAGGCTCTGCCGCAAATATGCGTCTGCTCTCAGAAAATTATCTTCAGATGGCAGTGGTTCAGACCGACATAATAGACGATGCGTGGAACGGCAGAAACGGCTTTACCGAAGGATACCGTGATTTCGGCGCAGTAGCAGGACTGTTCACCGAAAGCTGTCAGATCGCAGTACGCAGTGACAGTGATATAAAAAGCGTTTCGGATCTTAAAGGAAAGGCTGTAAGCATAGGTGAAGAAGAATCGGGTACTGCGCATAACGCAAGGCAGATACTGACTTCTTACGGCATTGCCGAGGATATGATAAAGACGGTAAACCTTGATTACAAGGATGCCGCAAGTCAGCTTGAAAACGGCACTATAGACGCATTTTTCTGCACTATCGGTGCACCTAATCCTACTGTAAAATCACTCTGCGACAAGGGTGTTGCACGTCTTGTTTCGCTTGACAGCGACAAGATAGACGACCTTGTAAGCTCCTACGGCTACTACTCTGCCTGCACGATACCGGCAGACACTTACAAAGGTCAGACCGAAGACGTCAAGACTATAGGTGTTACCGCTGTACTGCTTGCAGGAAATTCTTGCCCTAAGGACACAGTGAAAGCGATAACTAAGGCGATTTTCGATAACTCGGAAACCATACAAAACGCACTTCCCGTAAATATCGTAACCGACAGAAAATCAGCTGTCAACGGCATCAATATCCCATTTCATCCGGGTGCCGCCGAGTATTACGGCGAAAACGGAATAAACGTAGAAACGGAGTAA
- a CDS encoding leucine-rich repeat domain-containing protein codes for MGFKITNDGVLEKYIEEKGVSEVVIPDCVKEIGKLAFSGCSSLKSIIIPDSVTSIGEGAFSFCETLTNITIPNSVTSISKDAFEWCKSFTSITIPDSVISIGIDAFYNCNSLTDITIPDSVISIGSGAFFGCTNLRRVIIPSSVTSINDETFFLCSNLTSVTIPDSVTSIGDLAFKYCGSLTAIIIPDSVTSIGMDTFEGCRSLNSITIPDSVTSINPYIFYECYELKSITIPDSVTSIGKSAFEGCNSLTSITIPDSVTSIGESAFNGCSSLTSIRIPDSVTSIGKSAFNGCSSLTSIRIPDSVTSIGKSAFNGCSSLTNIRIPDSVTDIGKGAFEGCDSATFNYIKTSDKAENQINVNGLKEKVMNAEIISNDTQIKNALDFMLFSYFKATFDVGCLFEGAVRAAYNDATMRNALVLKNSDKKNGTDYQKAYDKCEKERKAIHFIVKKQIIKITMEAIDDLSKYTGNFTEWHENICNRLVNGDDGFNKFYDKLSENCDNKFFEFDNKPTQYFTIGNAQKLINMTLKNLYIITTVSSLYNRNEKAQEWYNKFSWIYNKKEGFDIPIDSYLLKNYTDKDCAWSKISEYNRYLELQKEIKGNLKTIDDECPEWIKIAYNEKKKEIEKDKEAYLALLNISEDENNNIVLNK; via the coding sequence ATGGGATTTAAAATTACAAACGACGGCGTTCTGGAAAAATACATAGAAGAAAAGGGAGTGTCTGAGGTAGTTATACCGGACTGTGTGAAAGAAATCGGTAAATTGGCATTTTCCGGCTGTAGCAGTCTCAAAAGCATAATTATTCCGGATTCGGTCACAAGCATTGGTGAAGGTGCATTTAGTTTTTGTGAAACCCTCACAAACATAACCATTCCGAATTCTGTTACAAGTATCAGCAAGGATGCGTTTGAATGGTGTAAAAGCTTTACAAGTATAACCATTCCGGATTCAGTCATTAGTATTGGTATCGATGCATTTTACAACTGTAATAGTCTTACAGACATAACCATTCCTGATTCGGTTATAAGTATAGGTAGCGGTGCTTTTTTCGGTTGTACTAATCTCAGAAGAGTAATCATTCCAAGTTCAGTTACAAGCATTAATGATGAGACTTTTTTTCTTTGTTCCAATCTTACAAGCGTAACCATTCCCGATTCGGTTACAAGTATCGGAGATTTAGCATTCAAATACTGTGGCAGTCTTACGGCAATAATCATTCCCGATTCCGTAACAAGTATCGGTATGGACACGTTTGAAGGTTGCAGAAGTCTTAACAGTATAACTATTCCGGATTCAGTTACAAGTATCAATCCCTATATATTTTACGAATGCTACGAACTTAAAAGCATTACCATTCCCGATTCGGTTACAAGCATTGGTAAAAGTGCATTTGAAGGTTGCAATAGCCTTACAAGTATAACTATTCCAGATTCGGTTACAAGCATTGGTGAAAGTGCATTTAACGGTTGCAGTAGCCTTACAAGCATAAGAATTCCGGATTCGGTTACAAGTATCGGTAAAAGTGCATTTAACGGTTGCAGTAGCCTCACAAGCATAAGAATTCCGGATTCGGTTACAAGTATCGGTAAAAGTGCATTTAACGGTTGCAGTAGCCTTACAAACATAAGAATTCCGGATTCGGTTACAGATATCGGTAAGGGTGCATTTGAAGGTTGCGATTCAGCAACTTTTAACTATATCAAAACCAGCGACAAAGCCGAGAACCAAATAAATGTTAATGGTTTAAAGGAGAAAGTTATGAATGCTGAAATTATTTCAAATGATACTCAAATAAAAAATGCACTTGATTTTATGTTATTCTCATATTTCAAAGCAACTTTTGATGTAGGTTGCCTTTTTGAAGGAGCCGTGAGAGCGGCATATAATGACGCAACAATGCGAAACGCACTTGTTCTTAAAAATTCAGATAAGAAAAATGGCACCGACTATCAGAAAGCGTATGATAAATGTGAAAAAGAGCGCAAAGCTATCCATTTCATAGTAAAAAAGCAAATTATTAAAATCACTATGGAAGCTATCGATGACCTGTCAAAATATACAGGCAATTTTACCGAGTGGCATGAAAATATCTGCAACAGGCTTGTAAACGGCGATGACGGTTTTAATAAATTCTATGATAAGCTATCTGAAAATTGCGACAACAAATTTTTTGAGTTTGATAACAAACCCACACAGTATTTCACTATCGGTAATGCCCAGAAGCTTATCAATATGACTTTGAAAAACCTCTATATAATCACAACTGTTTCTTCCCTTTATAATCGCAATGAAAAGGCGCAGGAATGGTACAATAAATTCAGCTGGATTTATAATAAGAAAGAAGGCTTTGATATTCCAATAGACAGTTATTTATTAAAAAATTATACTGATAAAGATTGTGCATGGAGCAAAATTTCGGAATATAATAGATATCTAGAACTACAAAAAGAAATAAAAGGCAATTTAAAAACAATTGATGACGAGTGTCCAGAATGGATCAAAATTGCATATAATGAAAAGAAAAAAGAAATTGAAAAAGACAAAGAAGCATATTTGGCTTTATTAAATATAAGTGAAGATGAAAATAATAATATAGTGCTAAATAAATAA
- a CDS encoding PHP domain-containing protein, translating to MYRYELHMHTKEGSACAVSSVEDMIKQYVKIGFSGAVVTNHFIRGNTCVSRSLPWEQLIMQYSKAYTNGRKIAEELDFDLFFGIEEGYGNGKEFLAYGFEPEFLLSRPFLRNTDLNIWAQEIHSVGGFIAYAHPFRDRDYIKNPDEVPDISIVDGIEGYNRGNRDIENEKAIRVFGNEDTIITAGSDLHSTDFDSAYGIETQHRIRSNEELVKMLLERNFRVYLGG from the coding sequence ATGTACAGATACGAATTGCATATGCACACCAAAGAAGGCAGTGCCTGCGCTGTAAGCTCGGTAGAAGATATGATAAAGCAGTATGTAAAAATAGGTTTTTCGGGTGCTGTTGTAACAAACCATTTTATAAGAGGCAACACCTGTGTTTCACGTTCTCTGCCGTGGGAACAGCTTATTATGCAATACAGCAAGGCATACACGAACGGCAGAAAAATCGCAGAAGAACTTGATTTTGACCTGTTTTTCGGCATTGAAGAAGGCTACGGTAACGGCAAGGAATTTTTAGCATACGGCTTTGAGCCGGAATTTCTTTTATCACGTCCGTTTCTGAGAAATACCGATCTGAATATATGGGCACAAGAGATCCACTCAGTCGGCGGATTTATTGCTTACGCTCACCCTTTCCGTGACAGAGATTACATAAAAAATCCCGATGAAGTACCGGATATTTCGATAGTTGACGGAATCGAGGGCTACAACAGAGGAAACCGTGATATTGAAAACGAAAAAGCAATCCGTGTTTTTGGCAACGAAGATACGATTATCACCGCAGGAAGCGATCTGCACAGCACCGACTTTGACAGTGCCTACGGAATAGAAACACAGCACAGGATAAGGAGTAACGAGGAGCTGGTGAAAATGTTGCTTGAGAGGAATTTCAGGGTTTATCTTGGGGGATGA
- a CDS encoding ABC transporter permease — protein MKIFVYEMKKILIKQYAIIILAAVVIVRLLSSLPLAKQTYGFDSATEREKYFEIISPFIGAVTEEKTDRADELENQLKTASQQYDKLIDQRLEHKISDIEYYEQMKLYEPTLNIKKQIEKTVEQVRQAQERQCDILPVSYIPIICDASADYLFVLAICLICSLSVITEYTSKTRYILCTTPAGQSRSMAAKTAVLLLSVAVASVLLSAVEGYCLSKQLPFEYWAYSARGIVIMTNCTAELSIGGLFIQTQLIKLVGSIFIASVAILISELFKSYAASVFSLVTVQIVVDYVGNRSNLSYLLPTGAMRGYGYFYGDVTPTAENNYMQFSGVPLWYTAVLICGLLIFSAAACAGTILSCNNRLKRKRKKIRKAALLSTMCIVTSLLLSSCSVANNRYDPEDTMKLVGGSYTLIGEYNIPFTNELKTSKYEIVLETNQSSGGFSISLIDLASNEKLDIPQSYFSDETFIHCFITEHYILVEYIAKDGTEAMRYYDLNDFSTQTIAQNTRGVEKNLFGLTFKDSESIFTTSSLIFTDDRDFFFVTDSGLYKVGVNKNASLIIDEPVTEGLIYDAHSIYFISEKDSIKRYDLSTGILSEIVSGEKIIPRSLWGDYDYIYYTSENGEQKLAK, from the coding sequence ATGAAAATATTTGTATATGAGATGAAAAAGATACTGATAAAACAGTACGCAATAATAATTCTGGCAGCTGTAGTAATAGTAAGACTGCTATCTTCTCTGCCGCTTGCAAAGCAGACATACGGATTTGACTCCGCCACAGAGCGAGAGAAATATTTTGAGATAATCTCTCCGTTTATAGGGGCAGTGACCGAAGAAAAAACTGACCGTGCAGACGAGCTTGAAAATCAGCTGAAAACGGCAAGTCAACAATACGATAAGCTGATTGATCAGCGTCTGGAACACAAAATATCGGATATTGAATATTACGAGCAGATGAAGCTGTACGAACCGACGCTCAATATCAAAAAACAGATTGAAAAAACTGTCGAACAGGTACGGCAGGCGCAAGAACGCCAATGCGATATTCTGCCTGTAAGCTATATTCCCATAATATGTGATGCGTCGGCCGATTACCTTTTTGTACTTGCAATCTGTCTTATATGCAGTCTGAGTGTAATCACAGAGTATACAAGCAAGACAAGATATATCCTGTGTACTACTCCGGCAGGACAGTCACGCAGTATGGCGGCAAAAACGGCAGTTCTGCTCTTATCGGTCGCAGTGGCATCGGTTTTACTCTCGGCGGTTGAGGGATACTGCCTTTCAAAACAGCTTCCCTTTGAATACTGGGCATATTCCGCAAGAGGTATAGTGATAATGACGAACTGCACGGCAGAACTTTCTATAGGCGGCCTGTTTATTCAGACCCAGCTTATTAAACTGGTGGGAAGCATTTTTATCGCCTCGGTTGCAATTCTTATTTCCGAGCTTTTTAAAAGCTATGCCGCAAGCGTATTTTCGCTCGTAACTGTGCAGATAGTTGTCGACTATGTCGGCAACCGCTCAAATCTCAGCTATCTTCTGCCGACAGGGGCTATGCGTGGCTACGGTTATTTTTACGGCGATGTCACACCGACCGCCGAAAACAATTATATGCAGTTTTCGGGAGTGCCTCTTTGGTATACTGCAGTGCTTATATGCGGTTTGCTGATTTTTTCGGCGGCAGCTTGTGCAGGAACGATTCTTTCCTGCAATAACCGGCTGAAAAGAAAAAGGAAAAAGATACGCAAGGCGGCACTCTTGTCAACGATGTGCATTGTCACTTCACTGCTTCTGTCCTCGTGCAGTGTTGCGAATAACCGCTACGACCCCGAAGATACAATGAAGCTTGTAGGCGGCTCATATACCTTGATCGGCGAATATAATATTCCCTTTACAAATGAACTGAAAACAAGCAAATATGAAATCGTTCTTGAGACCAATCAGTCTTCCGGCGGATTTTCAATATCGCTGATTGACCTTGCAAGCAATGAAAAGCTTGATATTCCGCAGAGCTATTTTTCGGACGAAACTTTCATTCATTGCTTTATAACCGAGCATTACATTTTAGTCGAGTATATCGCCAAAGACGGAACCGAAGCAATGCGGTATTATGACCTGAATGACTTTTCAACACAAACAATCGCTCAGAACACCCGAGGAGTAGAAAAAAATCTGTTCGGACTTACCTTTAAGGACAGCGAAAGCATATTTACGACAAGCTCCTTAATTTTCACCGATGACAGAGATTTTTTCTTTGTTACAGACAGCGGTTTGTATAAGGTAGGCGTGAATAAAAATGCGTCACTGATAATAGACGAGCCTGTAACCGAAGGCTTGATTTACGATGCTCACAGCATCTATTTTATCAGTGAAAAGGACAGCATCAAGCGTTACGATCTTTCAACAGGCATTCTCAGCGAAATTGTAAGCGGTGAAAAAATAATCCCACGTTCGCTGTGGGGAGATTACGATTATATTTATTACACAAGCGAGAACGGCGAACAAAAGTTAGCAAAATAG
- a CDS encoding ATP-binding cassette domain-containing protein, which yields MELKLEGITKSYTKGKKRKNALEDFSLTLTEGVYGLLGPNGAGKSTLINIITGIIGRDSGSISFTDGNDNSFLSHLGFMPQGMDFYRNFTAKDYIKYIMALKKYSPDNADEYALTTLGKVNLRADADKKIGAFSGGMKQRLGIAQAIVGEPKVLIFDEPTAGLDAKERIRFRNVISSLAADKIVILATHIVTDIAYVAKTVVLMNDGRIIKTGTQEELCSDISDKVWEITAQSDKVMDYMNRMRVSNAVSDGNKYTLRIVSDEYPENDAVSVPPTLEDVCIYYFGDM from the coding sequence ATGGAACTTAAATTAGAAGGTATCACAAAATCCTACACAAAGGGTAAAAAACGCAAAAACGCTCTTGAAGACTTCTCTCTCACTCTTACCGAGGGAGTATACGGACTTCTCGGACCCAACGGTGCGGGAAAATCAACGCTGATAAATATTATCACGGGGATAATCGGCAGGGACAGCGGCAGTATATCCTTTACCGACGGTAATGACAACAGCTTTTTGTCGCATCTCGGCTTTATGCCGCAAGGTATGGACTTTTATCGCAACTTTACCGCAAAGGACTACATAAAGTACATAATGGCACTGAAAAAATACTCTCCCGATAATGCAGACGAGTACGCTTTGACAACGCTCGGCAAGGTAAATCTCCGTGCAGATGCCGACAAGAAAATCGGCGCTTTTTCAGGCGGAATGAAGCAAAGGCTCGGCATAGCACAGGCTATAGTCGGAGAACCGAAGGTGCTTATATTTGACGAGCCTACCGCCGGACTTGACGCAAAGGAGCGTATACGCTTCAGAAATGTTATAAGTTCTCTTGCCGCAGACAAAATAGTAATACTTGCAACTCATATCGTGACTGATATTGCGTATGTAGCAAAAACTGTCGTGCTTATGAACGACGGCAGGATAATAAAAACAGGAACGCAGGAGGAGCTTTGCTCCGATATTTCAGACAAGGTATGGGAAATAACCGCACAGAGTGACAAAGTAATGGACTATATGAACCGTATGCGTGTATCAAACGCAGTGTCTGACGGCAATAAGTATACCCTTAGAATAGTATCCGATGAATATCCCGAAAACGACGCTGTTTCAGTACCGCCTACACTTGAGGACGTATGTATATATTATTTCGGAGATATGTGA
- a CDS encoding sigma-70 family RNA polymerase sigma factor: MLSFCLSLIKTEQEKLLIEELYNKNKQTMYNIAYSNLHNRDDAEDAVQEAILRAINQIDKISQISPDKQCTYLNVIVRNISFDMFNRKVNHLSLEEDAEIYDQTVLEDQAIGNVNYDSLVEYIRSLPQGMRDALYLKYCLEFTNEEIAQSLNISPCALRNRLFAARNKIKDHIKN; the protein is encoded by the coding sequence ATGCTATCATTCTGTCTATCTCTCATTAAAACTGAACAAGAAAAACTACTGATTGAAGAATTATACAATAAAAATAAGCAGACAATGTATAATATCGCATATAGCAATCTGCATAACAGAGACGATGCTGAAGACGCTGTACAAGAAGCAATTTTGAGAGCAATAAATCAGATTGATAAGATTTCTCAGATTTCGCCTGACAAACAGTGCACTTATCTGAATGTAATAGTGAGAAACATATCATTTGATATGTTCAACAGGAAGGTCAACCATCTTTCGTTGGAAGAAGATGCGGAAATATATGACCAAACTGTCCTTGAGGATCAGGCAATCGGAAATGTAAATTACGATTCATTGGTTGAGTATATCCGTTCATTACCGCAAGGTATGCGTGATGCACTGTATCTGAAATATTGCCTTGAATTTACAAACGAAGAAATAGCGCAATCGCTGAATATCAGTCCGTGTGCACTCAGAAACAGATTATTTGCGGCAAGAAATAAAATAAAGGATCATATCAAAAATTAG